GTGAACTATTTGGAAGGGCCGCTACCAGGTACGATCTCCCATTTGATAAAACTCCAGGGTTTACTTCTGTCGGAAAACCAACTCGGAGGCCACATCTTCCCCGAACTTGGGAATAGCAGCCTCCTGGATATGGTTGAAATTCAGAGGAACAACTTCTCGGGGGTGTTCCCGTCATCCATTTGTGTAGGAGGAGCACTTCGTACTGTCAGTGCTGGTCATAATGGATTTACCGGCATTAACCACCAGACCTTTCAAAACTGCACAACCCTGCGTTATGTTGACTTCACAGCAAACAACATTGTTGCAGAGCTAAGGGCCTGTTTTGGTGAGCATCCTCTTACCACCATGGCTTTAGGTCAAAACCAGTTGTATGGCACGCTTGTGACTGATCAGGGCAAGGATTTCTTTTGTAACTATACCCAGTTAAGCTTTCTAGACCTATCAAGTAATGCCTTACGTGGAGGCCTCTCCCAGTGTTTCTGGGACATGGCAAATTTGGTGTTCATGGATTTGTCCAGCAACTATTTCAGTGGTGTAGTTGCATTCTCGAGGACATGTGGAGATTATCTTAGCTATCTACACCTAGCCAATAACAATTTCATTGGAACCTTCCCTTTGGGTCTTAAGAAATGCAAAGAGCTGATCACTCTAGATCTTGGAGGCAATAATTTCTCAGGTACTATACCATCTTGGATAAGCAAGAGCTTACCTGGACTCAAATTTCTCCGTCTGTCATCAAACACGTTTGAAGGTGTCATACCCCACCAGATATTGCAATTTCGCCAACTCCAGCTATTGGACTTGTCAGAAAACAAGCTCACCGGACCCATTCCAGATGATTTTACGAATTTTACTGGCATGACACATGAACAGGAAAATGTTGACTATGTAGATACTGGCTACTATGGTCACGCACAGCAAATTCAAATAGTTTGGAAGAATGTCGATTATCTTTATATTATGGTGATGGCAGGTATAGCCGGCATTGATTTTTCTGGCAACTCTTTGTCACAGGAGATCCCAAATGGGCTCACAACCCTTATTGGAATCAGATACCTGAACTTATCACGAAATCATCTGTCAGGTCTTATTCCCAATGGCATTGGCAATCTTGTACTGGTGGAATCCTTGGACCTTTCGCAGAACCAGCTCTCGGGAGAAATTCCTCCAAGCTTTGCAGCTTTGAAGGCCCTGAGTGTTCTGAACCTCTCAACTAACAAGTTATCAGGGACGATCCCTACGGGAAGTCAGCTGCAGACGCTTGATGACCCATCGATATACAACAATAACCCGGGGCTATGTGGATTCCCGTTGAAGGGCTGTGTAAACTCGTCGACACCAACCCAAACTGAAACAAGCATGGATGAAGATAGAGAGGCACTGTGGTTGTATTGCTTTGTGGCTGCTGGGTTTATCTCTGGGTTCTGGCTATACTTGGGCTTCTTGTTTCGCAGCGAGACATGGAGGTATTCATTCTATCAGTATGTGGACAACATGCAAGCGAAGGTGACCAAGAAGATACGAAGCTGCATTTCGTGCTTCCAGGTCAAAGGGCCTGAATGATGAAGTGCGTCGCTTGTTGTTGAAGTAATGGTGTATGGTGTCCTATATCGAGCATCTGTGTAATATTTCCCTTCCTTTGTTAGTTGGACGGTTGGTTGTAAAAGTACTTGCCAGTAATTTGATGTTATTCAAGTTTTGTGGCGCTGAAACCTACTGGTTTCAGATTTGATTGTTTGGTACCTAAGGCTATTTGGAGTGAAGTGAATGAGTTCTTTGAAATCAGTTAGTCATAATTTTGAATCTTCttttttttggaaatggaggcgtgcccccggcctctgcatcataatgatgcatgcagccattttattaaAAAGTCTCGAAGAATCCCAAAGTCATGAAGGTATTACAGCTCGCAAGCGGAGCAaagacaaagaaaataaaagtacATGCTCAGAAATACAACCGGTAAGGCAAAAAAGAGGATAAGCTCCCTAGACTCCTATCCTGTTATGCAACCGCCATCCGAACCGGTTGAATATAccccgtgctaccatctcccatctgtaacgaccaaaccttgaaggatttgagtctctgtgcttaccgtgctagtccctggatcgaactcgctagcacacacaATATAGATGAATACCAGAATAACAAGTGCATCATTTATTACAACGTATGATCCAGAGTATATAAAATAAAACAATCTGCATAGCACTTGGCTAGCTTTATTCAATCAAACAGGGGAAAAGTACCAGAAAATAACGATGAGTCCCATCATAGCCCACTGGCGATGCTGAGTGCAGACTCGCGACCCTAACggtaccttactcttcgtctgaatatcctgcaacatgagacgttgcagccatataggtcaatattttgaatgtattggcaagttaCACAGGAGTAATAATATAGCAGACCTACATATATATGCATagtataacaaaaggaaggcttGAGGGTTTACTTTTGCAGAAAGCTGATTTTATCCTAATAACTACCTAATAGTCAATTTTATTATTTAGTTCTTTTATTACTACAATTATGTACACAGGGTTGAGTTGGCAAAATCAACTCCAACCTACCCTTTATTAAGTTGCCCACAAATATTATTAAGTGTCACATctgtcaagatcatccaacaactGTAATGGCATAGGGGCTCAAATTTACCCATAACCAGGGGCACGGCTAATCATCATTAGTTTTAATACTCTGCAGAGTTTAGTATGCTTTACCCACTGGACCCAATCCGAAGATTGAGACGAAGTCTTTCAGAAGAGGTTCCCTTAACCACCTGACGGCCACATCCCACCTACATATGCTACATCTGTCGACAAGTCTGGGCAGGGGTTCCAACAACTgatcaactaagccagagcccatatagCCAGTGGCCGCACATGGAAGCTACTAGTCACTAAGTCTGTCTGATCTTTTTTAACCTGGGCGGCATTCCACTTAGGTGCACTCTCATGGGCGCATGGCCTTAGAAAAGGTGCAATACCCCATGATGCCTTCCCTCAACACCACGCAATACCACTTCCGCCCAGAGGTGAGTTAAATCCTGAGTTACTACTCAATTTGTTAAATATATAATCCTCACATAAGCTCAATGAATACACGAACCATCCCCGTCTACAAAGCATAGCAACCTACAACTACCACGATTTGCAAAGACGGGAAGATAGCTCAATAGCATAGCAAAATAATATAGTAATCCTATACATgcatatattcatagtgtgatataactacatgcatagaaaacaataggtaaaggatgatcaacatgtaacttgccttggttctggttcAGAAAGTCACACTCCTGACAATAGTTCGAGTCAAACTCCGGACAATCTACACGTTGCACAATATCAACAATCAATCATCGGAACACAAATAGAACCAAAACAAAACCAACAGCGAGAAAaccatttttaaaactcaacaACAGAAGCTTAACAGCACCTAAATAGCACTACAATCACAACGCAAAAAGAAACACTCGATTCTGATAAACGGTTTGAAAGTTACGGCCTCGGAAGATTcaattcaaatttaaatgaattcaaatttgaacagtGCAAGCATGTGAGATTTTGGTACTGTGGTAAACTACTGGTATTTGTGAGTGCATAGGGAAAAGAATTACCGAAATTGAGTATATAGACTAAAAGATATAGCTAAAAGAAGTTAGAGAACAAATCtggaaagaaaaacaaaaacaacaGAAAACTCCTGCACTGTTCGTGCGTGTACTGTAGCTGGTTGCCACGTGGCAGCATGTGATTGGTTGGAGAACCTCCTGTGCGTGCGTGCTCACCAAAAAtagagggcggcggcggcggtctcggGCGTCGGCGGTGGTGGCTCTCCGGCGAGTCTCCGGTGAAGGGGAAGTGATGGGTGGGTGCGGCGTCGAGCGTCGGAGGCGGTGGTGACGAAAACGGCGACTGGTTCGTCCTCTGCAGGAGACGGCGGCGACGGAAAGGCTCCCTGGAGTCCGCAGGAAtgagtaaggaccacgtacggatccaagCGGTAGCTCTGAAGATAACCTGCAAGAAAGTTAAAGTGTGTTGTCTGTTAAAAATCAAATCATTCCTACAATTCCAGATAGCCCACAAAAGCgcacatattccaatccgaatacgAGCAGCAGTATCATGTTCAACCCCAGCTAACCACGTTCCAAACAACGATTCTATGTTAACTGGAGGATTAATATTGAAGGCAATATGGATAGTTCTCCAAAGCAATTTAGCGAGAGGGCATTCAAGGAATAAGTGTTGTATTGTTTCATCATGATCACAAAAATAACAACGTGAACTACCTACCCATCGCCTCTTGATTAAGTTGTCCTTAGTGAGTATAACTTGcttgtggacaaaccacataaaaaaTTTAATACGCAAGGGAACCTTAATCTTCCAAATATGCAAAGATCGCGAGATTGGGCCAGAATTAATCAAATCTATATAAAAAGATTTCACCGTGAAACCTCCATTCTTAGCTAATGTCCATTGCGTCGAATCCAGCTGGTCGGAAAGTCGAACATCTATCAATCTCCGAACCAAGTGCAACCAAGCAGTCCATCTCTGACCAACTAACGCACGCCTGAACTGGATATTCAAGAACTTGTTTGGAACACGGTACCTACGTAATCCTCCTTGCGTTGTACAATATTATAAAGGGTGGGATACTGAATGGCCAGGGGTGTTGCTCCTAACCACGTATCCTCCCAAAATCTTGTTGACATCCCATTGCCAACCAAGAATTTGACCCTACAAAAGAATAAATCCTTCACTCTCATAAGCCCTTTCCAGGCGAGTCAATTGGTCTCATGGTAACCTGGGCGAGCATTTTCGACTGCAAGTATTTATTGCGCAAAAGTTGTGCCCATATGCCTTCCGGTTCTGTCTCCAACCTGTAGAGCCACTTGCTCATAAGGCATTTATTCTTGATTTCTAAGTTCTCAATACCAAGACCTCCCTGATCTTTTGGCCGGCAAAGGATGTCCCATCGCGCCAGTCGGTATTTCATTTTGGCCTCATCTGACTGCCAGAAGAAACGAGATCTGAAGAAATCAAGTCGCTTTCGTACCCCTTTAGGGATTTCGAAGAAAGAGAGTAGGAACATCGGCATACTGGTCAATACCGAATTAATCAGCACTAGCCGATCTCGATAAGACATAAGCTTACCCTTCCAGCAGCTCAACTTTTTCTCAATTCGATCTTCGATACACTTCCATTCTTTATTAGGCAACTTACGGTGGTGAATTGGTATGCCCAAATAACTAAATGGTAACAACCCTAATTCACACCCGAACAATTGTCTATATGTGTCTTGCTCGTCTTTGGCCTTCCCAAAGCAGAACAACTCACTTTTGTGAAAGTTTATCTTTAATCTAGACAATTGTTCGAAGAGGCACAATATAAGTTTCATATTGCGCGCTTTAGCAATGTCATGTTCCATGAATAAGACGGTGTCATCAGCGTACTGCAAGATAGAGACTCCTCCATCGACCAGATGAGGAACTAAACCCTCTACCTGACTATGCTGTTTGGCTCTGCCAATAAGAATGGCCAACATATCGGCCACTATATTAAATAAGAGAGGAGACATGGAATCTCCTTGTCTCAAACCCTTATGTGTCTGGAAGTAATGACCGATATCATCATTAATCTTGATTCCGACACTACCATTCTGGACTTGAGAACCCACTTGATTCCGCCAAGCCTCACTAAATCCTTTCATGCGCATTGCCTGCTGAAGGAAAGGTCATTTAACTTTATCATATGCCTTCTCAAAATCCACTTTGAAGATAACCCCATCTAGCTTCTTCGAATGGATTTCATGAAGCGTTTCATGTAGCACGACAACCCCTTCAAGTATGTGTCGCCCTGGCATGAACGCCGTCTGGCTCGGTTGTACCACTGAATGGGCAATTTGTGTCAATCTATTGGTACCAACCTTTGTGAAGATTTTGAAACTCACATTAAGAAGACATATTGGCCTAAATTGTTCAATCCGAATTGCTTCTTCTTTTTTGGGCAACAGCGTAATCAGGCCAAAATTAAGATAAGACAGCTCGAGATGGCCACTAAAGAAGTCATGAAACATAGGCATAAGATCATTCTTAATAATATGCCAACATTTCTTATAGAATTCAGCTGGAAACCCATCTGGTCCCGGTGCTTTATTCGGTTTCATTTGTGAGATGGCATTCAAAACCTCCTTCTCAGTAAATGGTGCAGATAGAATATCATTCTCCTCTACCTGAAGCTGAGGTATATCTCCAAAAACAGATTCATCTAGGGCCACCGTGCTTGCTTCCGGATGCCCAAAAAGTTGTTTATAGTAATTAGAGATATACGCTTTCAAATTCTCATGCCCTAGAATTGTCCCCTCGTCCTGTTCGAGCTGTATAATTTTCTTCTTCCTATGTTTACCATTCGCAACCATATGGAAGAATTGTGTATTATCGTCCCCTTGGACAACCTTAAGCACTTTAGCGCGTAGTGCCCACTTGAGCTCTTCTTCTCTAAGAAGCGCGCGTAAGCCTTGCTCAGCTTCGGACTTGGGGTGTTGCTCAGTAATCGTAAGGGGATTACTTTCGGCTTTTAAATCTAAAGTCTCAATTAAATGAGTAAGGCGTTCTTTCTCTTGCTTGTATATCCCACTCTCATTTCTGGCCCAACCTCGCAAAAACTGTCGCAGATGTCTGATCTTATTTTGCCACCTCTCAATGCTAGTTCTACCGCTAACAGGTTTTGCCCATTCACGTGCAATGATCTCCAGAAAGTTTTCTTTCTCGAACCAACCTAGTTCGAAAGAAAAAGCATTCTTATTTGCGACATGGGTAGCCTCTCCCGAGTCTACAAGAAGAGGTGTATGATCTAAGATCCCTCTATGCATCGCATGAACCGATACTAAAGGGTACTTTTGTTCCCATTCCACACTGGCGAGTACCCTATCCAACTTCTCATAAGTCGGAATGGGCAACGAATTGGCCCAAgtaaattgtctaccagtgagctCAATTTCTCTCAAATCAAGACTCTCGATAATCATGTTGAACATCATAGACCATCGTCCATCAAAATTGTCATTGTTTTTTTTCCTCTCTCCTCCGAATTATATTAAAGTCCCCACCGACTAGGATTGGCAAGGATTCATCGCCACAAATCCGCACCAACTCAGCTAAAAAATCCGGTTTGAATTCGGGTTGTGCTGCTCCATATACAGCCACAAGAGACCATCGGAATCCATTCAATTTGGATCTCACCCGAAATTTGACCGTAAAATCTCCCCTGACCACGTTAAGCACCTCGAGTGTTGTACACTGAACCCCTAGCAAGATCCCACCAGATCTTCCTCTAGGAGGTAAGACATGCCAATCAAAATCAATTCCACCGGAAATAGTTCCAAGGAACTGTGAGGTGAAGTTATCTCGTCTAGTTTCCAAAAGCGCAATAAAGTCTAAATGTTGCTCTACCGTTGTCTCAGCCAGGAACCTTCGTTTAGCCAAGTCAgctagacctctgctattccaaaagattcctttcataaGTCATCGTGAATTATTTTTTATGGTTGACCCTAGCACTTCTACTGTAGCTTGCTTTTTGGTTGGTAACACTAGGCATGCTGTTTTGAGCACTTCTTGCACAGCCATTTTGTGGAGTTTCTGGGAACATACGAATGCCATCGTTTTTAGCTCCCAACATTAAGCAGAGGATCTTTATGAATTTGGTTAAAAAAACTGAAGTGTAATATGTCGAATTTGCTGGCTGATGATCAATTTGAAAGGACTCTGATTGTAGTGCCCCTGTGATTGGTGGAGCAAAGCACTAGACTCATGAGGAAAAACTGAAGACTACCTATACACATCTGTAGTTGGGCATGGGCATCGGCGGTTGGATTCAGCTTCCCGATTCGGTGAAAAAAAGTTATTTCATGTTTTACAGAATAAGACTTGGATATGAATGGCTGTTGCGGCCAAAGTCTCTTATGCCATGGGTTCATAAGTAACACAGTCTGAGATCATTCAAGTGATTTCCTAAAAGAATTTTTAAGTTTTACATAAGGGAAGTGGGTCTCATTTTATTAAGTGGACCAAAACCATTCACATTATTTGTTCTGCAAATGCAAAGAGAAAAAGTTGTAACAGTACTGTCCACACATTACATAACTGAAACAAGAAGAAAAAGACACAGGTAGGCTCTCTTTTCATCTTGATCAGTGGAAATGCAAAGACTCAGTTCGCATATATCCTTGTCGCAAAGAAGGTTTCATGGCTGTTCTTCTGAAGAGATTCATGGCCTGTCATAGACATAATCCTTCACGTAGCGGCTTGTTGTGGTGACTTCCAAACTTGGGTCGAATGTTCACTGTTGTTATGTGATTCCAAAAGTTGCTTCTCTAACAGAGACCTCAGCTTCAGACATAGAAACTCAAGATATGATGCATTTGGCTCCAGTGCAAATTCTGAAACATTCATATAGCACTTGTAAGTTTCAAAGTCCATAACAAGGCTACATGAGATAAATTAAGAAGACCAAACTAACTACATTTGCGGAACAACAGTGCAAGAAGAACAGGTGGTTAATTCTGCGTTGTCCATTTTGAAGGTTCTTGGCAAACACAACATCATTTTGTGCCAAACTTTTCTCACTGGACAATCAAATTActgaaatgggagttgcagagaTAGATCGCTTACGCCCGGTGAGGCCGACGCCCATGCCCTCCTCCATGCGCTGTTCGTCGTGAAAGCAGACGCTGCACGCGCCGCCGTCGACCACCACCATGGCCTGCCGGTGATACGGGCACAGCCGTTCCGCCTCCCGGAAAGCCCGCGTGATGCAGGCCCCGCAGTCCGGCGAGCTCCCGTCGGGGAGCCAGTAGCAGTAGGCCGACGCGATGACCCTATCGGGACGCTCGCCGGCGTTGTTGCCGGGAGAGCACTTGCAGGAGGACGCGTTTGCCTGGGAGGGAAGGGTGGCGCCGAGACGCCGCAGGTTGGCCTCGTAGGCGCTGCCGGGAGCGTACGTGCCCTGCGCGCCGCACGTGTGACCGGGCGGCGGGGCCTCGCGGCGGAAATCGATGCCGGCGGCGGCCAGCGTCGGCAGAAGCGCGAGCGCCAGGACGGCCGCGGCACGAGCGCGAGGCATGGTGGTGCCGTGTGGGAGAACGTGTGGTGACTAAGTTGAGTGGTGAGCGAGTCGATCACTGGTTGTAGACTGTTCTACGGCTAACGCTCGTTGACTAGTCAACATCTGCCAACTCTAAAATCTAATACTCCAGTAGTTATCTTCAGCTTGACCAAAATAAATAATTAAATTCGGAGGTCTTCAAAGTAATCAACATTCCTGATCAAAAGAGGCTTTCGGTGGAGCTGTAATAAGAGGGGGGAAATGGTCCTACAGACTTAGAGCAATTCTAATAAAGTAGCAGCTCCCTACAAAACTTTTTGTAGAAGTCATTTTACAGAATGTCTGTATAATTTAAAAAAAGTTGTTTGATGACTATGTTTTAACATAGTTAAATTGAACGCACATAAAACTCGAAGAAACCCTTCTAATGAAACGAAGCAAAAGGGGTGTGGGGTGCGAAGTGACAACGACAAAGGAAAGGATCGCACAACGTGGaaaaggaaggggggggggggggggggatgggaTTAAGGGAACGTCACGACACACACAAACCATGCGATAAAACCCACCACATAGGATGGTACATGTCTCGGCAGGCTCAACAACAGCGTGACAGAGGTCTATGAAGGTATGGTAAAAGAAGTAACACCACTCGCCCCTAGCAACACAAAATAATGAACGCGAGCGTGACCTGGGCGGGCGAGAGGTAGTTAGGACAACAAGGAAGAATAGACAAGCTACTAACCCATGGGACCAGGAGCGCTCGGGCCCATGAACAACCACAAGGGAAAACGGTGGAGCCATCCGATGGAAGAGCGAACCCGCCACAGAAGGAGCATCAACCAGCACACAAACATAACTCACCAACACAGAGAGGGGAAAACAAGGAAACCCATCGCCTGCTCGCGACCACTCCCCGTGTGACACAATAGTGCCTAGGGCTCTGCGCCGCAAACACCCCACCGAAAAGTATAGCCAAACAACCACCGGCATGCGGGACCAAAAGGGAAACGCGACCCAACAACAACATCACAATGGCCGACGCAAAATCGAGTGAAGTGACGACATGCTTTTACCTAGCGGattagactagccacaatgggtagtaacatgcatatgttacgagtctatgttactacctctatagtggggaataacatatgtgtggtaatatgcaacacttcatttattaggttatagactcatctTGCTTTGATATGTGtaatgttactcatactactagtaactagctatactactagtaactagctatgttaccactttcctctctttcttcatttattgcttgccacatcatctattttatctagatatgtgtgatgttactacctatgttactcccactgtgggtagtcttaaACATGCAACACCCCCAACTAACGGCATCACACACCTGGCAGAAACGAAGGAAAGGTGCACGCAAGCCCGAAGCAGAATGTGATCCATCAAATAACACTGACAACGCGGCCCAACGCAGACACGACGTGTAAAACAACTGACACCCATCACCCATCACAAACCAATCCTAACAGAATAATTAAGCCCACCTGTAAGGAAGAGAAGAGGTTGACCCAACGATAACAAACAACCGGATAGACCCAACGGGTGTCCAACAGAAAATCAGACAGAAAAGGGGCCTGATCAATCAATAGTTATAATATGCCAGCCGGATGAATTGTATATGCAGGTAAGGATGAAAACAGAGTGGAAACGGACGGCATTGGGTGCtgctgtcggcgtcctgggaacgggggtacccagacttgcccgcctgcggcccacggcgtggctccaccaacggcccggtacggcctagtttcagcagcaacaactcaagaccctcgcgaggggccaagcctcgcgaggcggacgacaccaagacctcctgggggcggcctcgctaggctatctcccgaggagcggagatatctatgcaaagGGGCATCTCGCGAGgctcacgtgacgtgagccatgacgaccaaggccaggcgggcgccagcgggcgcagtgtaccagtttcctcattggtgctaaagaggcaagcgcgggcgaggagtcccgaggcatcaggcaaaggtttccatatcggtgtaacaagaccaagaccagcaggacggcaggacggcaggacggaggtcaccacggagcccacagtagcgtcaccactagagcctttggcaggcgaagaccaccttttgtcaggatagcttgtactagttatcccccttcaaacttggccgttgtgggatcccttcccgcctaacatttgggaagaggaccagggcctctataaataggactagccaccaccatagaacgAGACTGGACGGGACGGAGATCGACTCAtcttggatcggatccattccatcctcacatccACCAGCTCGTCGacctcaagaacacctctcctcctgaggttgttcatccactgtactagttcatcctcagcccttgaggcaatccaccaccaccacactggagtagggtattacaccacatggtggcccgaaccagtataaatctcggtGTCTCGTGTTTTTGGGtttgtcgagctaggccgtgagatcgttgAGCGAGCGAACTAGGGAGAGAGAttccttcgtgcgcaccccagagttcgaacctcataagggtttgccggaaccctgaatccgacatttggcgcgccaggtaggggtgcgccgaagctttctcCTCCACTGGTCGACCCTCCATCACCCCGTGGTTCCGATGTCTGACGATCCGAGGACCCACGCCGACCACTGGGCTGCCTGGCCCGCCTGGGCGCCGCCgtccgcccaagaagacctcaactccgCACTCCAGGCGGCCCGCGCACCACCCAACACCCCCGGGCGCGGGCCACGTGGGCGAGCCCTTCGCCCTCGCACCGCGGCGCACGCGCGCCACCGCGCGATCTACAGGCTACGCTGCAGCAACGGCACCGCACACCCGACGGGAGCAAGCGAACATGCGAGCCGAGCTCATCgt
The Aegilops tauschii subsp. strangulata cultivar AL8/78 chromosome 3, Aet v6.0, whole genome shotgun sequence genome window above contains:
- the LOC109758314 gene encoding uncharacterized protein, translated to MPRARAAAVLALALLPTLAAAGIDFRREAPPPGHTCGAQGTYAPGSAYEANLRRLGATLPSQANASSCKCSPGNNAGERPDRVIASAYCYWLPDGSSPDCGACITRAFREAERLCPYHRQAMVVVDGGACSVCFHDEQRMEEGMGVGLTGQFALEPNASYLEFLCLKLRSLLEKQLLESHNNSEHSTQVWKSPQQAAT
- the LOC109758309 gene encoding uncharacterized protein, with protein sequence MKHLHYVCLLLLSYTGLLLCAVRPVRADVRREAEALVKWKASLAGADESLGSWSLANSTSLCRWAHISCNSAGHIIRLNLTIVILNGTLDRFDFSAFPYMEDLILSQNGLYGIIPPGIGNMTSLIQLGITLNPHLRGAIPRSIGQLMHLVVLEMSVLGLDGTLPEEISNLTSLEELHLDSVTLTGSIPPTIGMLTKLHALSLSVNNLTGSIPLEIGNMTELQELDFSVNYLEGPLPGTISHLIKLQGLLLSENQLGGHIFPELGNSSLLDMVEIQRNNFSGVFPSSICVGGALRTVSAGHNGFTGINHQTFQNCTTLRYVDFTANNIVAELRACFGEHPLTTMALGQNQLYGTLVTDQGKDFFCNYTQLSFLDLSSNALRGGLSQCFWDMANLVFMDLSSNYFSGVVAFSRTCGDYLSYLHLANNNFIGTFPLGLKKCKELITLDLGGNNFSGIAGIDFSGNSLSQEIPNGLTTLIGIRYLNLSRNHLSGLIPNGIGNLVLVESLDLSQNQLSGEIPPSFAALKALSVLNLSTNKLSGTIPTGSQLQTLDDPSIYNNNPGLCGFPLKGCVNSSTPTQTETSMDEDREALWLYCFVAAGFISGFWLYLGFLFRSETWRYSFYQYVDNMQAKVTKKIRSCISCFQVKGPE